The genomic DNA cacttATTATCTATTGTGCAGGGTTGATACCtcaatttcgttacttatcaatcTTCCAACAAAGAGAGCTACTTTAATCTACTGCTgccatcttttacaaatcaactaataatgaatacgattagaaatatttgctaaaacactaAGGGTTGTCAAATAATATTATATGATATCTTATCCTTAGATGTAAGGATtccagaaaacctgaaatcaatcaatcaatatcttacaggctatatcaagaatactcatttaacttatcTCCACACCCCCTATAACTGAATGTACTTCTTTATTTCCACAGTGTCATACTGGCTGGGGCAAGTGGTGGTGGAGAGGAGACGGCCCCCCACCCCCGCACCCAGGAGAATGTCTACCTGGTCCCACCTACGAAAAAgtagtaattgatatatatataaatatatatatatatatatatatatatatatatatatatatatatatatatatatatatatatatatatatatatatatatatatatatatatatatatatatatatatatatatagttatatatatatatatatatatatatatatatatatatatatatattatatatatatatatatatatatatatatatatatatatatatatatatagttatatatatatatatatatatatatatatatatatatatatatatatatatatatatatatatatatatatatatatacacacacatatatatatatatatatatacatatatatatatatatatatgtatatatatatatatatatatatatatatatatatatatatatatatgtgtgtgtgtgtgtatgttggagcgagtgttttgtatttgcagtggataattGAGAGGTTAAATGATAGTAAAGAGTTGAAATATAGCAACTCTATTTGTACATTTTTTATGGTTTTTTAATcacagacagccctttactgtctttgactcGCTAAGGTTGGAAAATGCTCCACCCATTTGATATTAGTATTAAGAAGAGCAACACATCTGTTTTGtcttgggaacactagagacatctgccaATTGCCCTGCTTACGCTGCAGAAAGTTTTATTTTGGGAAAAAAGGACACTTTGCTAATCATTGCTATGGGAGCAAGAGTTGTGTGCTTAGTAAGGGTGTGTGAGAGGGTAAGACTGGCATCATTGGTGCAAGTAGAATAAGCAGCGGGTAAGAAAACATGCCGAAAAAGAAGTTAGCGGATGGAAGGTCTGAGCCATTAGGTGTTGGCGCTGGGTCGTGCTAACTAACGGCCGTGGATGTTATGGTCTCGAgtggtaaaaataataaaagttgtaaATTAGAAGCTGTAGCAGTTACTAGAAATGAAGTATGTATTGTCTGGTCAATCCATGCAAGGAACCTGGGGATCGATGTAAAAAACTaaataaagcaaaagaaaaaatagcacACAGCAGAAGGTATAAAAAGTGTAATGGGGGTATAATCAGGTTAACATCAAAGGTACCAACATGTCAAAAGATGAGCGTATGTATTTTCCCAACGGGACACGGAAGTTTATTCTGTCATTAAGTCAGGAGAGTTTTTAGGGCTGGTAGATCCAAATTTCACAAAATACACCACTTTGATCAAAATTGTTGGCATAGGGGGCAGCAATGAGAGACGCAAAAAAAATGCCATACTCTCCTACATAGGAGAATGTCCCCTTttttcaagcaatggctgctggaacATTTCTCGGGTACAACATTCAATGGGAATAGACGACCCTTTCCCATAACTAGTGGCAAATCCCACGCTTACCACATATCATTTACTGGAAACTCATCATAAGTTTGCACATTTTGATATGGTGTCAATTGTCTCGGGGCATACTTTTAAAACTACGGTCGATGCACTCTGGAATATACATCACTCGTGCACCAAATATAATTATTCTTgttgctatcattatcatcatctaaatGATAGTTAAACAAGTAAATGACAAATAAAGATGAACAaacacattcagagagagagagagagagagagagagagagagagagagagagagagagagagagattttccttatCCATCGTCTCAAGATTCAACTATGATTGAACAACTTTTGATATCTAAATGTGAATATGCCAAAAATAATGTGTGTAGGTTAATATCTGTGGGTTTGCATTATCATGACAAAACAAGACCAACAATTGTTATGACTGACTGGAGTAAAGAGTGAATGAGCTTTGTCGTATTACAGCAATCTATACTGATGTACGTTTATGTTGTCAGTGGGGTTAGAATCTAGCATTGTAGGGCAGCAGGCCCCTTTCAAAAATGAATTGATCTACGCCCCTATTGAGGGGGAGGTGGCGGCTGTGGTCTGGTCTCTGAAAAAGCTTGTCTTTTTTTGCTGGGTTGTCCTAACCTACTTCTGGTAACTGATCATCGCCCATCAATTAAGTTGTCAGGTTATTGGGAGGTGAAGTATATTGAGACTCCAAAATAGttccgctttaaaaaaaaaaaaaaaaaaaaaaacactttagtaaTATAAATTCACAGTCAAATACATGGCAGGTAAAATAAATACTGTCTACTCTGGCTGGGACATCAACAGTTACCTAGTTCTAAGGAGCAGTCGAATCAAAATCCTTATTTGTCTAGTCAGCAACAATCAAGTCCACattcgggcaaaaaaaaaaaaaaaaaaaaaagctcttccttcaaaggaggaattacggcctgaaaagtaaaaaaaaaaaaaaatacggacacTCATAGCTAACTATACTATCGTACTgtaattaatgatgaaattatgaACTGTATTTTATTTACAGTCACGACAAGTAAAGATACataaaactgtacttactggtaaaaaaaaaaaagaaacttccaaAGCTGGTCGGAAATAATTACAAAGTTAGATAATTAATTCAGCTTTCACAACACACTGACTCTAGCTGCAGTCAATTAAAAGAAGCATTTGCCCAAGACAACCTCaattatatcaacagtctttctcactgCAAACAATCATTAAATTAactaactcatctctctctctctctctctctctctctctctctctctctctctctctctctctctctctctctaatacaataaaaaaaaaatataaaaatctatcctctgcaaccctagttggaaaagcaggaagctgtaagtcccagggctccaatagagaagaatattcaagtgaggaaaagaaaccaataaaccaaaagggaagtaataaacaatgaaaatcaaatattttaagaacagtaacaattttaaattagatctttcatatataaatgcttaaaagaaagaggaaaaaaataagaaggaACCACGTTCCCTCGTGTACCCTAAAGTGCGAGATATCTAAGACAGTGGAacgtcatggtacagaggccatgataccatccaggaatagagaacaatggtgtccttctcccagaagagctgcttaccgtagctaaagagtcatttttacccttaccaagaggaaattaaccactgaacaattacactccaaaagttaacccttgagcgaagaagaattgtttgttaacctcagtgttgtcagatgtatgagggcagaggaagatatagaaagaataggtcagactatttagtatatgtgtaggcaaagacaaaatgaatcgtattcagagagaaggatctaatgaagtactgtgtgttcagtcaaaggacccaataactctttagaggtAGTAACTTAACgaatgactggtgccctggccaaattaCTACCTATaatatcttcttcaagatattaaaTCATAGTAAATGACGCATAAACTTCAGGGTCACAACGGGTGTAGTAATGGTCAGTCAAGACTGTCTTCTAACTCGTCACCCGTCCTATATATCGGGATCTTTTTTTTCTACAGAATTCGGGAGTGTACAGGATTAGCATTAGGCAACAGACCGCCACGCCAGGCTCCCACTCCCGAATCTTCCTGTAGGACTCAGGCCTGTCAGACGACTGGTGTCGAAGCAGTTATGAGAAATATCTAGAAATTCTTTGTTCTATAATACGATGAGGATTTCGAATTGCAGTATTATTATTTTACCCAGATATTCAATAGAAAAAGACAAACCTTTTTCATAAGTCTTGTaacacaatatacataaatttaatgtaCATATATCAAATCCTACGGCCTATCAAAAAGTTTGAGTTCATTACTAACGGATTATCACAAATACAAAATTATTCTAGTAGACactattacaaatataataatctcATTACAATCAACACAAAATACAATTTAGTAATACTAAATCCAAGTGAAAATTGTAAATAAACAAAGTCTATGAACAATCATAAATCAACATCAATAAAATCATTGTAAAGAAAACTAAAAGGTTTCTTCTTAACAGGTATCAAAATTCACAAATACTGATCTACCTATGCCTCCCATCAGCCAGGGTTTATCATCATCTTCCAAGACATGACTAAATAATACGTCAAATGGAAAGATGGACTTCAGTGAGACTTTAGGATAAGTTTCATTGGACTTTTCAACAACTTCACACACAGATGAAGAAAAGAGTTACATATGGACAATGTCTTATCATACAGATTTATACAAGATGATCTACCATTTTACCAGGTCTGACTGAAATCTTATCAACAGTCTATGAATAGTTGCTAAGTGGGATACATCCAATGGTGAGCAGACAGACAAACAGCTTTCCAAAGTCAGGATGGACTGAAATGTCCGGTCATGTACAACAGACAGATACACTGACAGGCTGACAAATGGAGGTTATCCTCTCCTGCACATCTGTAAAATGATCTATGCCTTTCAAAAAAGGTTTGGTTGAAAATGATTGAACAATGCAAGAATTAATATAACAAATGAAAAACTCCAGTTATACAGATTCTGTGTTATAATCTACCTTAACACCAGATTGGATCCAAATTACTTCTATGTTGAACACTTATAACGACAAGGTAAGCATAATAGGACAGGCAGATACACTAACTAATACATGGACAAATGGCAGGAAAAAGTATAATCTCTCTCGACAGTCTGTGGGGAACTAATTAACATTGAACTTGTGTGTATATAAGGAACTAGCTTTATCAATATGTTGAAACAAATGAGAAAGAATACCATAAATATATTTAAAGCTAAAGAAAGCGAAACTACTACAAACATTTAAGGCTTTTTAGCAACCTAAGCTGGAAATTATATTAACAGAAACGAGAAAAAAATGGAATACAGTGTAATGAAGTTAAAGCTCAATAAAGACTGAAACATTTCAAAGTACTGTAGAATAAGACTAGTATTTTAATTAGAAAGAATAAGATCTGTTTtccgaaatcttttttttttttttttttggaattccaAGGTCAATAGAAAATacgaaaaagtaaaatatatatttgtaaaagatgGGAATAAACCAATGAAATACctgctatacttatttttttaatcattcattgtaTTACCATGCCTTCGTCACTTTGTTCATGTATGACCCATAtgtcattgaattattattattattattattattattattactatccaagctacaaccctagttggaaaagcaagatgctataagcccaggggctccaacagggaaaaatagctcagcgaggaaaggaaataaggaaataaataaatgaagagaacaaattaacaataaatcattctaaaataagaaacgtcaaaacagacatgtcatataataaactatcaacaacatcaaaaacaaatatgtcataaataaactataaaaacactatgtctgcctggtcaacaaaaaagcatttgctccaactttgaacttttgaagttctactgattcaaccacccgattaggaagatcattccacaacttggtcacagctggaataaaacttctagagtactgcgtagtattgtgcctcgtgatggagaaggcctggctattagaattaactgcctgcctagtattacgaacaggatagaattgtccagggagatctgaatgtaaaggatggtcagagttgtgaaaaattgACATATACTACCTGTTTCAATAGCCTTTGTTGTTTATTATTCATGCCTGTATGATTTATTGGTCATAAATTTGAATTTAGTTTTCTTTCCTTAGTCATTTAAAAGGCATGTCTACATTCAGTCACTAACCATGTGTGGTCATACCCATGTTACTTAACTCATACATATTTGATCACAGTTTTATACCTGCAGCATTTGGCTATTGTTCAATCTATTTCATTCTAAAACATGTATCATTCAACTGTCTTACTAGTATCACTAAATGTTATATCGGTACCAATTAGTTCATATACCTACATAATTTCCATGCAGTACTTGTATCAAATACTCTTCACATAGGTGTCATTCCTATTATAAAGAAGAGTATATTTTTCCTGCCGAGATGTGACATCACTCTTCCAAGATATGATGAACCCTGCAGGAATAGGCTGTAACTACTCAATGATAGGTGATGCTGGCTCTATTGACAGgcgagaaagataaaaataaacaaggATTAAAATCCATGAAAttagagtcattattattattactagctaagctacaatcctaattggaaaagcaggaggttataagcccaaggcctccaacaaaaaaaaaaaataccccagagatgaaaaaaaaaaaaatagggggaaaAAAGcccaagagaagtagtaaacaattaatacaaaaatattttgaaaacagtacgaacatcaaaatggatctttcatatataaaaagagagatttatgtctgcCTCTCCAACATAACATTCATTGCGAGTTTAAACTATGAGCATTATAATAATGTTGAATACTAATCAGTGAGGGACAAACATATCTGGAACATCAAATCCATATACCTACTGGCTGCAGTAAAATCGGAAAACCTCCGAGTTAATAGGAAGATGCCTTTGTAATCTCAAATCAATACTTACTGGTGGCAATAGAGGTGATGGTCGGCTCACTTTCAATGCCGTTCGAAATGGCTGACAAAGACAAGGAGTAATTCCTACCGGGGTAAAGTTCGTTCACATCTATTTTGTCCTTGACGACTTTAGTTCTTGAGTCTCCGTTGAAGGTTTCAACTTCTTGGTAGAAGATCtgtaaaatatataagaatagtACGACAGTCTTGGCGTGTTAAAGAATTATAAGTGtacttttattactaatatttcatTTTGTATGAATTTCTAGACAGTGTTgcctatatttataaaattttgtaaATAGTCAAAAAATGTTTCTAAAAACGATGAAATAATTCGCAAGGATATGCTTACACAGTCTGCTGCCTGTATGCAATCAAGTACAAAATTCCTTTTAAGATAAAGCCAACTACCTTAGGAAGAAGTAATAGAAATACTGAACATAAAAATCTTTATACATTTACTTTTTCAGAACAATTTCAATTACAAACCAAGCTGCAACCATGAaacacatagacacagacacatGGGCTCCAATCTTCTGTTCATCAAAGCTCAACCGACCCTCCATTATTGGATTTATTATCGCAATTTTGGGACAATTATCGAAATGGCCTAAAGCGGCCCCAGTGGAAAAGAGAAAACGGATTTACGAAACTTTTAGATTCCGCGAAATGCACGAGGCGGAACACCACATTCCCTGATCAATTAGCTAACCCTCAAATTTTTAGAACATATGTTTTTTTAAAACAAACAACAAAGGAATTAAAGAAAACTGTTTGTGAATGGCAAAAAAAGGTTGATTAAacaattttaaagtatttttagaaaaaatatccTTTTCCTCTCTGACCTTGTAATGGTCTTAGGTGGAAATTTATCCATCCTTCCAGGTCAGGGTGACCTCCCGTGTCACCTCGCTCTCAGTCTCCAGAAGGTCCTTGACGGGAAATGGTCCTGGAAAAAATAGAAGGCAAATGGTGAAAaatctgatattatatatatatatatatatatatatatatatatatatatatatatatatatatatatatatatatatatatatatatacatacattcatatatatgtatatacatatatatatattatatatatatatatatatatatatatatatatatatatacctatatatatatatatatatatatatatatatatatatatatatatatatatatatactgtatatatatataatatatatatatatatatatatatatatatataaaatatatatggcttatttgaatataatatatgtatgtatatatatatatatgtatgtgtatatatatatatatatatatatacaaatataaataactgtatatatatatatatatatatatatatatatatatatatgtatatatatatatgaatgtatatatatatatatatatatatatatatatatatatatatataatgtatatatttatatgaatgtatatatatatatatatatatatatatatatatatatatacatatatatatgtatatttaattatatatatttatgtatatacttatatatatatatatatatatatatatatatatatatttatatatatatatatatatatatatatatatatatatacacatacatatatatatatatatatatatatatatatatttatacattcatatataagtacatacatatttgtttgtatatatatatatatatatatatatatatatatatatatatatatatataaatatatatataaatatatatatatgtgtatatatatatatttatatatataaatttatatatatatatatatatatgtgtatatatataaatatatatatatatatatatatatatatatatatatatatttgtataaatatacatatatatatatatatatatatatatatatttatatatatttatatatatatatatatatatatatatatatatatatatatatatatatatatttaactgtatatatatatatatatatatatatatatatatattgatgcatatatatttatatatatacatatatacatatacatatatatatatatatatatatatatatatatatatatatatatatatatatatatatatattgatgcatatatatatatacatatatacatacacacacaaacatatatatatatatatatatatatatatatatatatatatatatatatatatatttactgtatatatatatatatatatatatatatatatatatatacacatatatatatatatatatatatatatatatatatatatatattgatgcatatatatatttatatatatacatatacaaatatatatatatatatatatatatatatatatatatatatatatatataaatatatatatatatatatatatatatatatatatatgtatatatataaatatatggatataaatcaacaaaatatcgtgttcaaatagaaa from Palaemon carinicauda isolate YSFRI2023 chromosome 34, ASM3689809v2, whole genome shotgun sequence includes the following:
- the LOC137627132 gene encoding tyrosine-protein phosphatase 10D-like isoform X1, encoding MFSSPVRVFVCDQLPGHNSNGPNAPGRFIMWYRNEMAILALWHRPHLAGIYSHYQIFYQEVETFNGDSRTKVVKDKIDVNELYPGRNYSLSLSAISNGIESEPTITSIATKPASPIIE
- the LOC137627132 gene encoding tyrosine-protein phosphatase 10D-like isoform X2, whose product is MEGPNAPGRFIMWYRNEMAILALWHRPHLAGIYSHYQIFYQEVETFNGDSRTKVVKDKIDVNELYPGRNYSLSLSAISNGIESEPTITSIATKPASPIIE